DNA sequence from the Labeo rohita strain BAU-BD-2019 unplaced genomic scaffold, IGBB_LRoh.1.0 scaffold_329, whole genome shotgun sequence genome:
GTATTACTCATCTATAGTGCAATTAGTCGATaactctttatttctttctttccttgaCATAGGCCAGTATCTAGGGGCAGACATACAGTTTCCTGAGCTGGCTAACAGAGAAGTAGGAGGAAGTGTGGTGTTTGCCTCTTATAACCCTCCCCCCTTAACATCAATTAATAcagttcagtggcattttgGAACATCTGCTATATTGACAGCAGTGTCTAATTCAATCTCCATAATCCCAGAATATAAAGGCAGAGTTAATTTTGACAGAAACACTTCTGCTCTGGAGCTCCTTAACCTGAGACTGGATGATTCTGGAAAATACAGTCTGACTGTAGCAACTAATTCTGGAGGGACACTTAAAGGAGAAACTTCACTACAAGTGTTCGGTGAGTGTGCTGCTTACACTTGGTTCAGTATTTAAGCATCAGCTACAAAGGCTTATATGattatatgaaaattatttaaatgtttggaaGGGGGAAAAGTTACATAAAGCAATTTAATATGTTGTGAAATAAACACATGTTAAAAAAGGCAAAAGTGACAAGCTGAAGGACTAAAGACAGTATAATGATGATATTTTAGATATGTGCATTGCACAAGCCTGCTGTTATTTGCAGTGACCTGTGTGGTTAATTGTTACTGAACCAGATTTTGTGTTACTTAGGGGGAAGCCAAGGAGATCACATTAAAACCTGCAAATGTGTAGCTTTATAATTGATTTTGAAGTAACTTTAGACTAAAGTCTATAGATTTCGGTTGTTGTATTCATCTCAAACCCAGGTTTTTAGCCTTCAATCAGCTATGtaaatccattaaaaatatattatgcatGTTACAAACTATGACTAAACagacactgaaataaaatctataggGCACACAtattcaaaaattaaacattCCATTCATTGTTGATTTGACCTTCTGTACCACTCTTGATCACACTAAATGTGAAATGGTCACTAAATATAAAAGACTGGTTTTAAATCTAATGTGTTTGTTCTTCCTCACTCATACAGAAAATATAACTAACGTTAGGCTTGTTGGCCCAGAAGAACCATTAATAGAGGGAGAATCATCTGCTAACATCACTACTGAGGGAACAGGCACAATCACCTCTGTGCATTGGATAAAAGATAACAGTCCTCTGTCTCCTAGCAACAGCATCATCTTCTCATCTGATAACAGATCAGCGTCCATCAGTCCAGTGCAGAGATCAGACAGTGGGGAATATCAGTGTACATATAGCAACCCTATCAGCTCTGAGACGGTGAAACTCGGCCTGATCATCAACTGTGAGTGTTAAATGTTCAAACATGAAGATGGTTTGAGCTCAAAGCTGATGAAATATACACATTCTTCAGTGCTCAGTTTGTTCCTCTACCAGTGAGTCTCTTGTCTGTGTTCAAGATGGACCAGATGGTGTTTCCATTCAGGGTGAGGATGTGGTGGATTTAGGGGTTCGTGTGTCGCTCTCTTGCTCTGCAAATTCTGAACCTTCTCCCTCATTCAGCTGGAGGTTTAATGGATCAGACACTGGTGTGACCACAGACACATTCACCATAGATCAGACTGATTTCACACACAGTGGAGATTATAAATGCACAGCCTGGAATAATGTCACTGAGAGAAGCGCCTCACAAAAACATGCTTTACTAGTTCAAGGTAAGAAGAGTTAAAACTAACCTGAAATGAGTTCTTTGATAACCAAtactttgattttaatttaccACTTGTTCAAAGGAACTGTTTTCAAAAAggtacatttaaaaagaaatttactactattaattattatttaagttttgatacatgtTAAAGTGTATTACAGTTAATATTGTCTGTCGTAAATGGCCTTGGTCTGTTGATTCTTGTCTCTTTTCCATAGTcagtggaggaggaggaggatggcTGACAGCAGGGGCGATAGCTGGGATTGTCATTGGGGTTTTAGTGGCAGTTGCAGGCATTTGTGGTCTGATTGtctatttaacaaaaacaaataaaatgtgagTAATCTGGCAGATCACAGTGTATTTTTTCACagctttaatttaatattatatacatcaATATGTTTGTATACTAATCACAACTTCTATCAGCTTCCAACAGGCCTTTGTAAATCAAGTTCTACATATGAACTATACAGTTCTCAATTATGAAAATCTCATTCTTATGTGACGCTATTTTATAATAGAATTTCTAAAttccactgtattttttaaacatttgagtAGTGATATTtcatacataataaaatgacCGAACTGTAACTGTTATAAAGTGtgtttctgtgaaacaaaaatgtGGTAACAATAACTATTTGtaacaaaatgtctttttgttttatgctgCAGCCCAAAGTTACACCGACAACAAAAAGGAAAAGCAAGTGAAGGTATGTTTGTTATTCATTCATAATGCCAGCATTAGTATGATTTGACTgaacaacacaactgacatcACCAATTATATCTAGATTGACCTtgataattatattacataatagaTTTCAGACTAACTATTCATATTACAGATTATTCAATATGTATTTCTTTCAATTTCCTTTCTTAAACAGCAGCAGCAAGCAAACAGCAGACTgtaagtaacatttttaatctcttctgaaaatataataataaattcataaactcaATCAGTAAGCTCTTTAATTACCTCTTAGATATAAAAGATCAAAGAGTTTATTGATTGAtgagtttatttttacagtaagctCAAATGGACTTTAATCTTTCACGTTTTACTGCACCAAAACATGCTGATGATTACACTTAAACTATGGAAACTGACAAATATGCAATCATGATCATTACCACTGTTTATAGTGGGTTTTCCAGCAacgttaacattttattttacatttaattttacattattgtgtctgatgtgaaaaaaaaaaaaaaaaagttctacacaaactataaatgaattaatgatttGCAGAAGGCGAGAGAAGATGAAATGATTCCAAGGAAGATGAGTGAACATATATACGAGAATTTTGAAGATGAAAATGTGTATGAGAATGAGTATGTAAATGTTTCAAGCAGGCCAAAGGCTCCTACTCCTCCTTAGGTGAgcagttttataatatttaatccaGTTCATTTCATTGTAGAGCATCATATGTGTTTTGCTTCATTATAAAACAAGTGCTATTTATCATGTTAAGGAATAAGGAAGGTCATTTGATTGGTTTATTGTGTAACTCCTCATTCAGGTATCAAGCGCTCTTGTCCACAAGTGAGGTAGTGAAGATAGTGAAACGCATCTACTGCAAGATGATCTAGCAGGCtgcattttttccttttctttttctttttataattttcttgTGTATATTGTATGCTACTGAAAAATTATAAACTGTAGCTGTAACCGTTCTTTGTGCTCCACTaatgcctttttattttaaacttgtgTTTCACAATGGACAAAGGTATGTTTTTCCCTTACATAGCTCCTTACAAAGtcacaaatacagaaatatatttatgtaacagTAAAAGATTAGGGGCAAAGCCGTTACTATATACACTGAGATATAAAAGCTAAATGTCAGTTAAtaatgtgaaaaacatgacattcTAAAATATGACAAGTACTAATAACATCTGCAGATCTGGTATTGAAATGTTCATTTGCAGGCTCACATGAAATTTGCACACACAGAATTCAGTAGAAAGCAGTCTGAACACCTGTTCTTGACAGCTTTTCTTAATCGatttgacacatttctccaaagaaatgtattttctcTCAAAATAATTAGCTATCTACTGTAAACTTATCTTAACTGAACAGTTCAACTTTACTGCAAA
Encoded proteins:
- the LOC127160341 gene encoding carcinoembryonic antigen-related cell adhesion molecule 20-like translates to QYLGADIQFPELANREVGGSVVFASYNPPPLTSINTVQWHFGTSAILTAVSNSISIIPEYKGRVNFDRNTSALELLNLRLDDSGKYSLTVATNSGGTLKGETSLQVFENITNVRLVGPEEPLIEGESSANITTEGTGTITSVHWIKDNSPLSPSNSIIFSSDNRSASISPVQRSDSGEYQCTYSNPISSETVKLGLIINYGPDGVSIQGEDVVDLGVRVSLSCSANSEPSPSFSWRFNGSDTGVTTDTFTIDQTDFTHSGDYKCTAWNNVTERSASQKHALLVQVSGGGGGWLTAGAIAGIVIGVLVAVAGICGLIVYLTKTNKIPKLHRQQKGKASEAAASKQQTKAREDEMIPRKMSEHIYENFEDENVYENEYVNVSSRPKAPTPP